NNNNNNNNNNNNNNNNNNNNNNNNNNNNNNNNNNNNNNNNNNNNNNNNNNNNNNNNNNNNNNNNNNNNNNNGGAAAAAAATGTGTCTTTTTTTCTTTCGCAAGAGGCATGGTTTGCTTCCACGagtggcacggttgtgctttcgcgagagacacGGCCGTGCCTCTTTTGAAAGGGAAAAAAATAGTGCTCCCAGTCCGATTTTTTCGTGGAAaagaaagttcgtcaaaacctaataACATGGGATCTTGTTTTGAAGatttcgacgcgaggaatccaacggtgacaaacggtttgagatttggacgcacggtttaagaggtaaaacattttgaataaacagatctacgaaaaaaggaaaacTACCAGGTTGCGAAAAATGACGCATATGCAGCACGCCACTTTGTCACAACCTGAGAAGATGGGAGTGATCTTTGGAAGAAGTACTCCTCAATTAATGATTTCAATTTAAATGTGAGCGTAGCCTGCGATTGAAAAACAAACGAAATGGGTCGGCCCAGTTTACGACGGGGGAAGAAAATGCTTTAGCGAGACAAAACCTAAACGTAGTATAAGCGGGTTATAGTCTTCGCGCCAGTTAGCGCACCGGCGCTCGCACGCCCCTCAGGGGTGGCCGGCCCAACCAGTGAGCACTTGCTCAGTTGCCTCCTTTCGTTCGCTCAGTTGATCGGTTTACCGTTGACCAGTTCACCTGGTGGACCATTGACTCCCTGGCCAGTTGacatagaaaaaaaatcataaattaaAAACACCAAAATTTGAAGAAGAGCACATTTTTAAACTTTGACAAAAAAATTAGGGAAATTCAAAAATTTGGAAAATAAATCTTGATTTAAAAAACTTACAAATTAAAAAGCGTGAATTTAGAAAAGTTAATGGACTtaaaaaatggtcataaatttgaaaaataatTGTGCATTTGAAAAAAAGTCATGAATTAGAAAACGATTTTGAAGAAAGAACATGAATCAAGAAAATAAAAACAGATAAACACCGAACAAAATCGAAGAAACACAACCCAGTAAAAACTTGCCCCAGTAGCTGAGTAAACCAGGAAAAAgctgaaaaggaaaaaagaaagcaaATGAAGATTCAGGAATGTTTCCAAGACCAGAAGAACAACCGCCGCTATGTGGGCCAGCCTGTTTAAGAAGCATACGCAACTATCCCATTGTGCGCTGTCTactgaaatcactagttaaggagtacttTTTACAAAGATTACCATCACTTTCTCACACGCTGACAAGTGAGGCATTACAAGTGCGCCACTTGTTGCATCCTGGATGTTTCTCCTTTCTTTTAGTAGATTTGTTTgtttaaaatattttatctcttgaaCTAtgtgtccaaatctcgaaccatttTCATCGTTTGATTTCTCGCGTTGAGATCTTTGAAACAAGACCCCATGTTAATAGGTTTTGGTGAACTTATttcaaaacaagaaaaagaaaaaccagaagaaaaaaaaagaaagaaaaacaaaatcagaaaaacaaaaataaataaaaacggcAACCAAAAGACAGAAGAAAAAACCGGAGCCTAGAAGCAAGGTTGTTATTTTTCACTTTTTCCCTTTTCCAAGAAGCACATATTTTGGCCTGAGTTGTCCTTCTTGTATAATCAAATCTTAGCTTCTCGTGAAAGCACATGTTTTTTCCTTTTCCGTGTGTTTCTTGCGGAAGCAGATCTGTTCTTTCTGGAGAAACAAACATGTGCTTCTCGTGAAAGCAGTCATGGAAGAAAATATGTTCTTCAGAAGAAGCATATTTTTTATAAGAAGCACATCTATGATTCCACAAGATGCAAATTCATGCTTCTCATGGAAGCACACAGTTTTTCGGAGAAGCACAGCCGTGGTTCGCAAAAAAACAAAGCAATTGGTTTTTCTCCAACATAGTGAAAAGCTGGCAAAAACTGAAAAgccaaaaaaaatcaaaagaaaaattcAAACCCAAAAGCACTTTtacaaaaaaaaaaagaaattcaGAAAGAGTGCCGACCATGCGACACGTGATGGCAGCTGGGCGCACTACTTGATGCGCTCGCGTGAGTGACCCTTGCAGAAGCCCCGCAAAGGGTAACCTTTGGATAGTTGCTCTGGTTGTCTACCGACAACGAAGAAATCAACGATTAAGGCGTCAAATAAGTGTTGACATGAAAATGACGAGTCATCATCAGTGATTAATTATGCCACATGCAGATGCGCCCTAAACGGACCCAATAAATAGTCATACATTGCCAAAAATAGTAACACCATTAAATCAGGTCACCttgcaaaaaaaaaatcatgttGTCATGTAAGTAATCACTAATATAAAGTACGAATGTATATTCACATATTGCCTAACCTAGAACAAGGTAGAATCAGATATTGAATAAACTAGAACATGTTAGCTATGTAGACAATGAGATGACAGTGTGGGTTGAGTCGGCAATCGCCTATGGCGAAGTCGGAGTTGTTTGCTCAGAGTTTAGGGATGGCGATGATGCCTTCTTAGGGGTAAGTGATGACGATGCCATCTGCGTGCTATCTCGGCGAGTCACTCTTTAGAGTGGTGTGCCTGGGGTATCTTGTGTGTGCTGCTCAGTGATTGGGATGGGTTTTGTCTGCTTTTCATAATTAACCGCACACTTCAGTTTTCGCCCGCTTTTGCTTAATTAACCAAACAACTTTTTTCTTACTAATGAATGCAGAAGTTCTGTCTTTAAAAAAACTAAGTAGAAATAATAGTGTATTGACTGAAATAGGATAGAGTCAAGACTGAAAAAATTACCAACATAAAGAGTGAACTACACTACAAATAAATTGCtccttagtgatctaaacactcttatatttttaTATAGAGAAACTATTATTCATTCTTCATTCTGCAACAAACAATCGTCAAATTATTTTTGAACAAGTCTCCTTAGTTCTTCCTTCAGATGTTAACAACCCAATGGCAGTGATGATGCTGCGTCATTGGCTTAGCAATCTCCAGCCGCAGCTGCGGCCGCGGCAGCGGCCTCCGCCTGCTTCATCTTGGCGAGCTCAACCAGCCTCGTCGGGACGTCCGCCATGACCGCCTTGGCCGCGTCCAACTCACCAAAGCGCTCCAACCACGCTGCCAGAAGCGGGACCCTGCCGGCATCGAAGAGCATCGTACCGGAGAGCGCCTCCGTCCCGTAGACCCACGGCACGGCCCCGCCCAGCACGACGTCGACGTACCCGACGTTGTCGCCGCCGAAGAAGCTCCCGCCCTTGGAGTGTAAGAATTTGTGTAAGCGTTTTCTACTCCTCGAGGGAGCCGCATCGCATGTATATATATCAAGGCCGAACGAGCCTTTGCCGTAGCGTACAAGTCCAGAGAAAGAATCCCGATCTGGTTCGGTTGAGGAGATAGACATAGTTACGGGAGGTAGATAGAGATAGGAGAGATTACATGAGTTAAACGGTTCAaactctaacaccctcccttaatctaaaCTATCCTATGTTAAGATTTCTCTTGAACTCTTCAAAGGACTTGGTTGGCAAAGCTTTGGTAAACCCATCAGCTACTTGATCTTTGGATGGAATGAATCGTATATCCAACTTCTTCTCTGCAACTCTTTCacgcacaaagtgaaaatcaatttcaaTGTGTTTGGTTCTaccatgaaacactggattagcaGAAAGATAGGTTGCTCCCAAGTTGTCACACCATAGACAAGATATACGAGGTTGCTTGATTCCTAGCTCATGAAGCAAAGATTCCACCCAAATAATTTCAGCAGTTGCATTTGCTAGTGATTTGTATTCAGCCTCTATACTTGACCTTGACACAGTGGCTTGTTTTCTGGCACTCCAAGAAATAAGGTTTGAACCAAAGAATACTGCAAATCCTCCAGTTGACTTTCTGTCATCAACACATCCTGCCCAAtcagcatcagagaatgcactAACAAGTGTGGAACTGGAACGTCTGAACTGAAGTCCCAAACTCATAGTATGCTTAATGTATCGTACAATCCGTTTGACAGACGTCCAATGAGTGGAGGTAGGAGCATGCAAATATTGACAAACCTTGTTCACAGCAAACGAAATATCTGGCCGTGTTAAAGTCAAGTATTGTAGAGCTCCAACAACACTTCTATATTTTGTGCTCTCCTCTTCATTAAGAGGTTCTCCCTGATATGCTGAAAGTTGTTCTGAAGAAGACAATGGTGTAGGAGAGGGTTTGCAATCCTTCATTCCTATTCGGGTTAGAAGTTCAGTGGCATATTTCTCTTGATTCAACACTATGCCATCTTGAGTCTTCTTAACTTCAATGCCCAAAAAGAAATGCAAATCACCAAGATCCTTCAAAGCAAATTCTGAACTCAAATCTAGCAAGAGAGCATTAGTGGCATCTTGAGAAGAACTTGCAactataatatcatccacatatatgagCACAAAAATCATTGTGTTTGCCTTATTATAAATGAAGAGAGATGTATCTGCCTTGGATGGAATAAATCCAAGATACTTCAATTGTGAACTTAACCTTGAGAACCATGCTCTAGGtgactgcttcagaccataaagagctttgtcaaGCCTGCAAACATAATGAGGTGTTTGTTTGTTTTCATATCCTGGTGGTTGCCTCATAtagacctcctcttccagaacaccatgcaaaaacgcgttctgaacatctagctgtcgaAGACTCCATCCCCTAGAAACAGCAATGGCTAGCACAAGTCTTATAGTAGCAGCTTTTACAACTGGACTGAAAGTGTCCTCATAATCAATCCCATACCGTTGCTTGAATCCTTTGGCAACAAGACGTGCTTTATACCTATCAATAGAGCCATCTGCTTTTCTTTTGATTCTATAGACCCACTTACAGTCAATAATGTTTTTACCTCTCTGACTTGGCACCAAGTGCCATGTCTTATTTTTCATGAGTGCATCATACTCTTCATCCATAGCCCTTTTCCATTTaggatctccaagcgcatctctcaACTTTGCTGGTTCACCTGAAACACATAACATGCCATATGGTATAGTACCATCTCTTCTTATTTTGGGATTTGTAATACCTTTCTGTAGCCGGGTCATGACCCTTGAGGTGGTAGCAGGCTGTTCTTGCTGTTGTACAGAAGATTGTACAGATCGGCTGTTTGCAGAAGATCCAGGAGATCCATCCATGTGTACAGATTGTGCTGAAGTACCGGATCCAGTAGCCCCTGGTGTGGCCTGTCCTGCACTAGCAACGGCTGAATCCACGGAGCGACCCGGAGCAGAAGATCCCGAGCCTGCGGCGCCTGTCTCCTGCATGCGCGCAACTGACGCCTCCTGCATGCGCGCGCCGGACGAGGGGAATCCCGCGTCGTCGCCTGGCGACGTGGCGGATGCGGAGCGGGCTGGAGAGGCCTGGCTCTCCTGTCGGCTGGCGGGCGCGCGATCCCGCGCGGATCTCCGCCCGTGATCCAAGGCGGATCGGCGCACAGGCGTGACAGGCGCTGCCGCATCCTCCTCGTGCTCTGCGcatgctgcttcttcttcaaacACATCAAATATAACATCATTTTGCACCGGATTTTGATCATTATGAACGTTTTGAACGCCGTTTTCTTCATGCACCTGCACAGACATAGTACCCGGAGTAGAACTAGAAGGAATATTAGCACATTGATTAGTACAATTGTTATCACCCCCTTGATCAAATTCCGGAAGTAGAAGAATTTCTTTTCGAAGAAGGGCACCGGCATTTGGATGGAGTGATTTGAAGGGAAAAACAGATTCATCAAAGACAACATCCCTAGATATGTAGATTCTACCAGTAGAGACATCAAGACATTTGACCCCTTTGTGTATAGGACTATAACCCAAAAAAACACATTGTTTGGAACGAAACGCAAGTTTGCGTGTGTTGTATGGTCGAAGATTcggccaacatgcacaaccaaatatgcggAGGGATGTATAATCAGGAGTAATGCCAAAAAGACGAGTGATAGGGTTTTCAAGTTTGATGACTTTACTGGGTCTAATATTAATAAGATATGTTGCGGCAAGAAAGGCCTCATCCCAAAATTTGAGAGGCATAGATGCATGAGCCAGCAATGCTAGTCCTACTTCAACAATGTGTCGATGCTTTCGTTCAGCAGAGCCATTCTGTTGGTGAGCATGGGGACAAGATACATGGTGAGAAATTCCAATCTTTTGAAAAAAGGAATTTAGTTTCTCATACTCACCTCCCCAGTCCGTTTGCATGGCAAGGATTTTAGAGTTCAGTTGACGTTCAACAAGACTTTGAAAGTTGCTAAAAACTTGAAAGACATCGGATCGCTTCTTTAGCAAATAgatccaagtaaatttactatagtcatcaataaagcttacataaTAAGAAAATCTACCAACTGAAGTGGGGGCTGGTCCCCACACATCTGAAAAGATAAGTTGTAATGGAGCAGTAGATACACTAGTAGAGATGGGAtatggtaattgatgactttttgcttgttgacacgCATCACAAACTGACTCAATACTAGACACAAAAGGAAGTCTATTTTTACTAATGACATGCTGAACTATGACTGAAGATGGATGACCCAAGCGTCGATGCCACTTCTCTGAAGATGGTTTGGTGACACTCCAAGCTTGTTTATTTGActccgaagaagaagatgatatgatTGGATAAAGACCTCCCTCGCATCTTCCTCTAAGAATGACTCTCCTCGTTGCCAAATCCTTAATCACAAAAGAGTGAGGATAGAATATGATGAGAACATTATTGTCAAGTGTAAAACGATGGACAGAGACAAGATTTTTCGATGCATGAGGGATATGTAAGACATTGTTTAGATGAAAATTTTTCTGAGGGGTTTTAACAATTGAGTTACCAATGTGAGTAATATCCATACCAGCTCCACTTGCCGTGTGCACTTGATCACCTCCATGatacttctcccgcatcgtcaaTTTATCTAGCTCTCCTGTGATATGCTCGGTAGCTCCTGAATCTGCATACCAATTTGTATCGATGCCATATGAGTTGGTGACGAGGTTGACCTTCTTCTTTTCCTGACGATCTTCCTTGTACCGATCCCAACAGTCCCTCGCGCCACCAGCATGGTATTTGTAACATATCTGGCACTCGGGGTAATCATCCTCCTGCTGCTGTTGATACTGCTGCGGTGGTGGCTGGCGTTGACGCTGCTGGTAGCCATTGTTTCCACCGTTGCGAATAGACGGAGAAGGAGCACGGTCAGAACGCCCACGCCCTCTTCGTCCGCGACCTCCTCTGCCCCGATACTGGCCACGCCCCCTGTACACGGCGTTGGCTGACGAACGGAAGCTTGGTCCGTCGCCTAGCATCTCCATCCTCTGATCGAAAGCGGAGATCTGTGAGAAGAGGTCATCAACCGTGATGGAGTTTTTTATGGCGCCGACTGCTGCGACGATGGGATCATAATCTCTATCAAGTCCGGCGAGGATGTAGTCCACCATCTCTCCGTCTGTCACCGGACGCCCTGCTGCCGCAAGTTCGTCTCCGAGGCTCTTCATCTTGGCGATGAAGGCATTGCTGGACATGTTGCCCTTCTTGGTGTTGGAGATGGCGATCCTCAAGTTGGTTATTCGCGATTGCGACTGCGCAGCAAAGATCGTGGTAAGGGCAGTCCATAGATCAAGGGTACTTTCCTTACCAATAACTTGCGCGAGGATTTCTGGAGTGAGCGAATTCAGCAGATAACTTAGGACCTGCTGATCTTTGGCAATCCATGGACCATACAATGGATTCGGTTCGATGGCCGTGGTCTTGTCCGCCTTGGTGACCTCCACTGTTTTCGGCGGCGCTGCATCGCTGCCGTCGAGAAGACTGGTCACCTGCGCGCCTCGCAGGGCCGGCAGAACTTGCGCTTTCCATAGGAGGTAATTCCCCCTCGCGAGCTTCTCTGATGGAGGCGCGCCGAGGTTGAGGCCGGCGGCGCTGGAGCTCATGGTGATGGCGAAGGAAAGGCGCTAGGGTTCTGGATTGAGTCGCTAGATGATAGGGAAGAGACtagctctgtataccatgtaagaATTTGTGTAAGCGTTTTCTACTCCTCGAGGGAGCCGCATCGCATGTATATATATCAAGGCCGAACGAGCCTTTGCCGTAGCGTACAAGTCCAGAGAAAGAATCCCGATCTGGTTCGGTTGAGGAGATAGACATAGTTACGGGAGGTAGATAGAAATAGGAGAGATTACATGAGTTAAACGGTTCAAACTCTAACATGGAGCACTCCTTGAGGCCCCCCTCCAGGACATCCACCGCCGCCAGCGTCTGCTCCATCCCCTCGGCCTTCTCCGCCTCGGTCTTAGCCCTGAACACCTTTTGCCATGTCGCCACCAGCTGCACGTACGTACGCCAACATACATGTATTAACATCTCCGACCTGGCTGAATTTCATCATCCATAACGTAATTACACAACGGTGCACCTCGTCCATGATGAAAGCTGCCCAGAAGCGGGCGACGGCGCGTTCGTGGGGGTCGGCGGGGAGGAGGGGCGGCCCGGCGAAGGCCTCGTCGACGTACTGCACGATGACCAGCGACTCGCAGACGGGCCTGCCGTTGTGGATGAGCACGGGCACCGCCTTGTGCACGGGGTTGGAGCGCAGGAGGAGGTCGC
This portion of the Triticum dicoccoides isolate Atlit2015 ecotype Zavitan chromosome 7A, WEW_v2.0, whole genome shotgun sequence genome encodes:
- the LOC119331600 gene encoding probable glutathione S-transferase GSTU6; amino-acid sequence: MAGGEEEEVKLLGTWASPFVLRAQLALSFKGVSFENVDEDLGSKSDLLLRSNPVHKAVPVLIHNGRPVCESLVIVQYVDEAFAGPPLLPADPHERAVARFWAAFIMDELVATWQKVFRAKTEAEKAEGMEQTLAAVDVLEGGLKECSMLEFEPFFGGDNVGYVDVVLGGAVPWVYGTEALSGTMLFDAGRVPLLAAWLERFGELDAAKAVMADVPTRLVELAKMKQAEAAAAAAAAAGDC